From the Lentimicrobium sp. L6 genome, one window contains:
- a CDS encoding trehalase family glycosidase, with the protein MKAKWILYILGISILLLACEPEQKKSETYYPENILDYSANPLDAKDRNHLAFSDQGAWFAYGFPTVSQNYGGFSGPFLMTQENGVWSSSVLGQLTLLEVKSNQVLDWSKFVAKQQSYPSHLEQIYENEQLSIEQKLVFSSAHTAIITSKITNMGERHYAFQAMFSGETYLSSLRFSEEGSIIKASSDLSEAKGYIESWNSEISHRVVNDSSFILMLESVELSPGESAEIVMSQSFIFPEYDWKVEHEKIAEQVKEVNGVFQVRINEKQEQLQCIYDKLDTSYQKDAFKNLVAKTHLTLQNNWRVPAGELKHSGLFPSYHYEWFHGFWAWDSWKHAVALAKYDPELAKEQIKAIYDYMDEAGFIVDCIYRDTSIEKHNYRNTKAPLSAWAVWKVYEQDGDSSFLKEMYPQLKKQHEWWYKNRDHDQDGLCEYGSTDGTLIAAKWESGMDNAVRFDDSEILKNSETAYSLNQESVDLNAYLYAEKVYLSRMARELSFIEDAHKLNAQAELLKLQVQNQFYDPQTGWFYDTSIDGKEFVKVMGCEGWIPLWATIATESQAAAIKENMMNEDYFNMKVPLQTLSAAHAKFKPEGGYWRGPVWLDQSYFGIKALKNYGFHEEALELTHKLIYNADGVFTKGASIRENYQPITGKGLESESFSWSAAHYILMMLEE; encoded by the coding sequence ATGAAAGCAAAATGGATACTTTATATTTTAGGAATTTCTATTCTATTACTGGCTTGCGAACCAGAACAGAAAAAGTCAGAAACCTATTACCCTGAAAATATTTTAGATTATTCAGCCAATCCACTGGACGCAAAAGATAGAAACCATTTGGCATTTTCTGATCAAGGAGCTTGGTTTGCTTATGGCTTTCCAACTGTTTCGCAGAATTATGGTGGGTTTTCTGGGCCATTTCTAATGACACAAGAAAATGGAGTTTGGAGCAGTTCTGTTTTGGGTCAGTTGACACTTCTTGAAGTAAAAAGCAATCAAGTTTTAGATTGGAGTAAATTTGTGGCCAAGCAGCAAAGCTATCCAAGTCATTTAGAGCAGATATATGAAAACGAGCAATTGAGCATAGAACAAAAACTCGTCTTCTCATCTGCTCATACCGCTATCATTACCAGTAAAATCACCAATATGGGAGAAAGACATTATGCTTTTCAAGCCATGTTCTCTGGTGAAACCTATCTCTCTTCTCTTCGTTTTTCGGAGGAAGGTTCTATAATAAAAGCCTCCTCCGATTTATCAGAAGCCAAGGGATATATTGAATCCTGGAATAGTGAAATCAGTCATCGGGTGGTCAATGATTCCTCTTTTATTTTAATGCTAGAAAGCGTAGAATTATCTCCTGGGGAGTCTGCTGAAATAGTGATGTCCCAATCTTTTATATTTCCAGAGTATGATTGGAAAGTAGAGCATGAGAAAATTGCCGAACAAGTTAAAGAGGTGAATGGAGTTTTCCAAGTCAGAATAAATGAGAAGCAAGAGCAATTGCAATGTATCTATGATAAACTAGATACTTCTTATCAAAAAGATGCCTTTAAAAACCTCGTCGCTAAAACTCATTTGACTCTACAAAACAATTGGAGAGTTCCAGCTGGGGAGTTAAAACATAGCGGACTTTTTCCGAGCTATCATTATGAATGGTTTCATGGGTTTTGGGCTTGGGACAGTTGGAAACATGCAGTAGCATTGGCGAAATATGATCCAGAACTTGCGAAAGAACAAATCAAAGCCATATACGATTATATGGATGAAGCCGGTTTTATTGTAGATTGTATTTATCGAGATACCAGTATAGAAAAGCACAATTATAGAAACACTAAAGCCCCGCTTTCTGCATGGGCCGTTTGGAAAGTTTATGAGCAAGATGGGGACTCGAGTTTTCTAAAAGAAATGTATCCTCAACTTAAAAAGCAGCATGAGTGGTGGTATAAAAACCGTGATCATGACCAAGATGGATTATGTGAATATGGCTCAACAGATGGGACTTTAATAGCTGCCAAATGGGAAAGCGGAATGGATAATGCGGTTCGTTTTGACGACAGTGAGATTCTGAAGAACTCCGAAACGGCCTATTCTCTTAATCAAGAAAGCGTGGATTTAAATGCTTATCTCTATGCTGAGAAAGTCTATTTGTCTCGAATGGCCCGTGAACTGAGTTTTATTGAAGATGCTCATAAGCTAAATGCTCAGGCCGAATTACTAAAATTACAAGTTCAGAATCAATTCTACGATCCTCAAACGGGTTGGTTTTACGATACTTCTATCGATGGTAAAGAATTTGTAAAAGTGATGGGTTGTGAAGGATGGATTCCACTTTGGGCTACTATAGCAACGGAATCACAAGCTGCTGCTATAAAAGAAAATATGATGAATGAGGACTATTTTAATATGAAGGTTCCGCTGCAAACCTTAAGTGCGGCTCATGCCAAATTCAAACCCGAAGGTGGCTATTGGAGAGGTCCGGTTTGGCTCGATCAAAGCTATTTTGGAATTAAGGCGCTTAAGAATTATGGTTTTCATGAAGAAGCTTTGGAGCTCACACATAAACTCATTTATAATGCTGATGGGGTTTTTACCAAAGGAGCTTCTATCAGAGAAAATTATCAACCTATCACAGGGAAAGGATTAGAGTCCGAAAGCTTTAGCTGGTCGGCTGCACATTATATTTTGATGATGCTTGAGGAATAA
- a CDS encoding SDR family NAD(P)-dependent oxidoreductase produces MKNIFITGATDGIGKLLAFKLAQEGHTLLLHGRSAQKLTTLSTEIKAKTNNTNLLEFVADFSDLSSLRNMVEQIKNKVSKIDILINNAGVFKSPIAKNEEGFDLRFVVNYLAPYLLTKELIPLLEKGTEARIINLSSAAQAPVSLEALKGHTSISVNEAYAQSKLALTMWSMRLAKEQKAISVIAVNPGSLLNTKMANEAYGQYWSPAEKGTDILYDLALSEEHKGLTGKYYDNDNAMFAQAHPVAYDEAAITSLISETEKLIQE; encoded by the coding sequence ATGAAAAATATTTTTATCACTGGCGCCACAGATGGCATAGGAAAACTACTAGCTTTTAAACTAGCTCAAGAAGGTCATACCTTGCTTTTACATGGTAGAAGTGCCCAAAAACTTACAACACTTAGCACTGAAATAAAAGCCAAAACCAATAATACCAACTTATTGGAGTTTGTTGCCGATTTCTCTGATTTATCTTCGCTACGAAATATGGTCGAGCAGATAAAAAATAAAGTCAGCAAAATCGATATTCTCATTAATAATGCTGGAGTTTTTAAAAGCCCTATCGCAAAAAATGAGGAGGGCTTCGATTTGAGATTTGTAGTGAATTATCTCGCTCCCTACCTACTCACCAAGGAATTGATTCCTCTATTAGAGAAAGGGACCGAAGCACGTATCATCAACCTAAGTTCAGCCGCTCAAGCTCCAGTTTCTTTAGAAGCTTTAAAAGGCCACACAAGTATCTCAGTAAACGAGGCCTATGCACAGAGTAAATTAGCCCTTACCATGTGGAGCATGCGCTTGGCAAAAGAACAAAAAGCCATCAGCGTCATAGCTGTAAACCCAGGCTCTTTACTCAATACCAAAATGGCCAATGAAGCTTATGGGCAATATTGGTCACCTGCAGAAAAAGGCACAGATATCTTATATGATCTTGCCCTTTCGGAGGAGCATAAAGGCCTTACGGGTAAATACTACGATAATGACAATGCCATGTTTGCTCAAGCACATCCCGTTGCTTATGATGAAGCGGCTATTACGAGCTTAATTAGCGAGACGGAGAAACTGATTCAGGAGTAA
- a CDS encoding type 1 glutamine amidotransferase — MKSPKILILDYSIDQFETPLIESCFEENIETQTFHIQTEDSFPENWEEMSFTHIIHSGSTLSINDVSPFTENAVALVQKASEMKIWQMGICYGHQLLALAMVGRHAIRPASKGFEAGWEKVYFLDSAASLLGVKGEEDVWQHHFDEVVELPIWSELLATNGHTHIQAYINYESCVLGTQFHPEFDLEKGNAFFRSDRKNLVKLGVDVDEILRGEPSFNSKLVIFNFFMKVGL; from the coding sequence ATGAAAAGTCCTAAAATTTTAATCCTCGATTATTCTATTGATCAATTTGAAACACCTTTAATAGAAAGCTGTTTTGAAGAAAACATAGAAACTCAAACTTTCCATATTCAAACAGAGGATTCTTTTCCGGAGAATTGGGAAGAGATGAGTTTTACTCATATCATCCATTCTGGTTCTACACTTTCTATAAATGATGTTTCCCCATTTACTGAGAATGCTGTGGCTTTAGTCCAAAAGGCATCCGAAATGAAAATTTGGCAGATGGGTATCTGTTATGGTCATCAACTTTTGGCATTGGCTATGGTGGGTAGGCATGCAATTCGTCCAGCTTCTAAAGGTTTTGAAGCAGGTTGGGAAAAAGTTTATTTTCTAGATTCTGCGGCGAGTCTATTAGGAGTAAAAGGAGAAGAGGATGTTTGGCAACACCATTTCGATGAAGTTGTGGAGCTTCCCATTTGGTCGGAGCTTTTGGCCACCAATGGACATACACATATTCAAGCATATATCAATTATGAATCTTGTGTTTTAGGAACACAGTTTCATCCAGAATTTGATTTGGAAAAAGGAAACGCATTTTTTAGATCAGATCGTAAAAACTTGGTGAAACTTGGAGTTGATGTGGATGAAATTCTGAGAGGAGAACCAAGTTTTAATTCTAAATTAGTTATCTTTAATTTCTTCATGAAGGTAGGTTTATGA
- a CDS encoding GNAT family N-acetyltransferase → MHKRIEIHSSRLLLREIESSDTSAIFMYRSDAQTNQYQGWIPEKLEEVNDFIEHKIAKEFNRLGTWFQLAIVLKESNKLIGDLGMHFLENDAVELGATIAQDYHGKGYATEALKGVINYLFNKVDKQKIKASVDPRNLASIAMIEKLGFKKEAHYRKSFFLREEWVDDVIYGLTKQLHFEQK, encoded by the coding sequence ATGCATAAGAGAATAGAAATCCATAGTTCTAGACTCCTCCTTCGAGAAATTGAATCATCGGATACTTCAGCGATTTTTATGTATAGATCTGATGCACAAACCAATCAATATCAAGGATGGATTCCTGAAAAGCTGGAGGAGGTTAATGATTTTATTGAGCATAAAATTGCGAAAGAATTCAATCGATTAGGTACTTGGTTTCAGTTGGCAATAGTTTTAAAAGAGTCAAATAAGTTGATTGGTGATCTTGGAATGCACTTTTTGGAGAATGACGCAGTTGAATTGGGTGCTACCATTGCTCAAGACTATCATGGTAAAGGATATGCTACAGAAGCACTAAAAGGGGTAATAAATTATCTGTTTAACAAAGTTGATAAACAAAAGATAAAAGCATCGGTAGATCCTCGGAATTTAGCCTCTATTGCCATGATAGAAAAGTTAGGCTTTAAGAAAGAAGCCCATTATAGGAAAAGCTTTTTCTTGAGAGAAGAATGGGTGGATGATGTGATTTATGGATTAACTAAACAGCTCCATTTCGAGCAGAAATAA
- a CDS encoding aminodeoxychorismate/anthranilate synthase component II, giving the protein MHDRSIYFLILQINKCSVKKLLILDNYDSFTYNLVQLVEQHQGWDFDVIKNDKIKLEEVLDYDKILLSPGPGLPSDAGIMPQLIKEYAAYKSILGVCLGHHAIAETFGGSLFNFDQPIHGIKRKVDLLIEDGIFENIPKIFEVGLYHSWAVNKNDFPEDLELVALSEKGVIMALRHKTYDVKGVQFHPESIMTPLGKEMLWNWLNQ; this is encoded by the coding sequence ATGCATGATAGGTCTATATATTTCCTAATATTGCAAATAAATAAATGCTCGGTGAAGAAACTTTTGATATTAGATAATTATGATTCCTTTACCTATAATTTGGTACAATTGGTTGAGCAACACCAAGGGTGGGATTTTGATGTTATTAAAAATGATAAGATTAAACTAGAAGAAGTGCTAGACTATGACAAGATTTTGCTTTCTCCTGGTCCTGGATTACCTTCAGATGCAGGTATCATGCCCCAATTAATAAAAGAATATGCGGCATATAAATCTATTTTAGGAGTATGTTTAGGTCATCATGCTATTGCCGAAACTTTTGGAGGTTCTCTTTTTAATTTCGATCAACCTATACATGGTATCAAACGAAAAGTAGATTTACTTATAGAGGATGGTATCTTTGAAAACATCCCCAAAATTTTTGAGGTAGGACTTTATCACAGCTGGGCCGTCAATAAAAATGATTTCCCAGAAGATCTAGAATTAGTCGCCCTAAGTGAAAAAGGAGTCATTATGGCCTTAAGACATAAAACTTACGATGTGAAAGGAGTTCAATTTCATCCAGAAAGCATTATGACGCCCTTGGGTAAAGAGATGCTCTGGAATTGGTTAAATCAATAA
- the rfaE2 gene encoding D-glycero-beta-D-manno-heptose 1-phosphate adenylyltransferase — translation MIYLSKIRNKIIQDQKQLEKVIEKWASENKKIVFTNGCFDIIHRGHIEYLSKAADYGDVLVIGLNTDDSVSRIKGPHRPIQDEVGRAHIMAALEFVDLVIYFNEDTPYDLIKQVQPDVLVKGADYNAEDIVGYDIVMAKGGQVKTLKFLPGHSTSAIEAKIKLAD, via the coding sequence ATGATTTACCTAAGCAAAATAAGAAATAAAATCATCCAAGACCAGAAACAACTGGAGAAGGTTATAGAAAAATGGGCTAGTGAGAACAAGAAAATTGTTTTTACCAATGGTTGTTTTGATATCATTCATCGTGGGCATATTGAGTATTTGTCAAAGGCTGCAGATTATGGCGATGTATTAGTCATTGGTTTAAATACAGATGATTCGGTAAGTAGAATAAAAGGGCCACATCGTCCTATTCAGGATGAGGTTGGACGAGCCCATATAATGGCTGCATTAGAGTTTGTGGACTTAGTCATTTACTTTAACGAAGATACTCCCTACGATTTAATCAAACAAGTACAACCCGATGTATTAGTCAAAGGCGCCGATTATAATGCTGAAGATATAGTGGGTTATGATATTGTAATGGCAAAAGGTGGTCAAGTAAAAACCTTAAAATTCCTTCCTGGCCATTCTACATCTGCCATTGAAGCCAAAATTAAATTGGCGGATTAA
- the panD gene encoding aspartate 1-decarboxylase: MRIDVLKSKIHSVGITQANLNYIGSITIDENMMDAVNLIENERVHIYNITNGNRLDTYVIKGERGSGIIGINGAAARLVAVNDKIIIVSYASMEFEEAKKHQPLIIFPDDNNKIPH, translated from the coding sequence ATGCGTATAGATGTTTTAAAATCGAAAATTCACAGCGTTGGCATCACACAGGCCAACCTCAATTACATTGGTAGTATTACCATTGACGAAAATATGATGGATGCTGTAAACCTCATCGAAAATGAGAGAGTACACATTTATAATATCACCAATGGTAATCGTTTAGATACTTATGTGATAAAAGGTGAAAGAGGAAGTGGTATTATTGGTATCAATGGTGCTGCAGCCCGTTTGGTGGCCGTTAATGATAAAATTATTATTGTTTCCTATGCCAGTATGGAATTTGAAGAAGCAAAAAAACATCAGCCTCTTATCATTTTCCCCGATGATAACAATAAAATCCCCCACTAG
- a CDS encoding MFS transporter translates to MLKKQMEEFKRKISESPGMRWGILILVGFILSANYYFYDAFSTLKDQLMSEFGYSNTHYGLFVSFYSIPNTFLLMAVIGGVVLDKLGIRRTGFIFIFFMAFGAMLTAYGASDYYREGGFTHGLFSSILPNYSPELKMMLLGRFFYGLGAETSIVVISKILVKWFKGKDLALAFGLKVGFGRLGTFAALQLSPRISDGGAHLSTAIWFAAVLVLAGLLAFMVYMLLDTRYDKEVQSAQVKESKEGFKMSDIGKILTNPAFIYIALICVTFYSAVFPFLAFAPDLFLNKFGLSSIESGEITSLLPLGTLIFTPAFGFLIDRYGKAATAMIFGASLLVLIHLNFAFTDFAPHFPMILLGISFSLVPAAMWPTMVRLVDEKQIGTAYGLMYSIQNLGLFAFPILSGLILDYTNPGNPETLNYTPTMLMFAGLGLLGLFFAVLLKVEDKRKGFGVDLALNKK, encoded by the coding sequence TTGCTAAAAAAACAAATGGAGGAATTTAAAAGAAAGATTAGTGAATCTCCTGGAATGCGTTGGGGAATTTTAATCCTAGTGGGTTTTATACTCTCGGCTAATTATTATTTCTACGATGCCTTTTCTACACTTAAAGATCAGTTGATGTCAGAGTTTGGCTATAGCAATACGCATTATGGTTTATTTGTTTCCTTCTATTCCATTCCCAATACTTTCCTATTGATGGCAGTGATTGGAGGTGTGGTTTTAGATAAACTCGGAATTAGAAGAACGGGATTCATCTTTATCTTCTTTATGGCTTTTGGTGCCATGCTTACCGCCTACGGTGCTTCCGATTATTATAGAGAGGGTGGATTTACTCATGGTCTTTTCTCTTCTATTCTTCCAAACTATTCTCCCGAATTAAAAATGATGTTATTGGGCCGATTCTTCTATGGCTTGGGTGCCGAAACTAGTATTGTAGTGATCAGTAAGATATTAGTGAAATGGTTTAAAGGTAAAGATTTAGCCCTGGCCTTTGGATTGAAAGTAGGTTTTGGTCGTCTAGGAACATTCGCAGCTTTGCAATTATCTCCACGTATTTCTGATGGTGGAGCCCATTTAAGTACCGCCATTTGGTTTGCTGCCGTTCTTGTTTTGGCGGGATTATTAGCCTTTATGGTTTATATGCTGCTTGATACTAGGTATGATAAGGAAGTCCAAAGTGCTCAGGTAAAAGAATCTAAGGAAGGGTTTAAAATGTCTGATATAGGCAAAATATTGACCAATCCTGCCTTTATCTATATTGCACTAATATGTGTCACTTTTTACTCAGCAGTATTTCCGTTTTTAGCTTTTGCTCCCGATTTATTTCTTAATAAATTTGGTTTATCCAGTATTGAAAGTGGAGAGATCACCTCATTATTGCCTCTTGGTACCCTGATTTTTACTCCTGCTTTTGGCTTTTTAATTGATAGATATGGAAAAGCTGCTACCGCAATGATTTTTGGAGCCTCACTCCTTGTACTCATTCATCTAAATTTTGCTTTCACCGATTTTGCGCCTCATTTTCCCATGATATTATTAGGGATTTCATTCTCTTTAGTTCCGGCAGCCATGTGGCCCACTATGGTGAGATTGGTTGACGAGAAACAAATAGGAACGGCTTATGGATTGATGTATTCCATTCAGAATTTGGGACTATTTGCCTTCCCAATACTTTCTGGACTTATATTGGATTATACCAATCCTGGAAATCCAGAAACCCTTAACTATACTCCTACTATGCTCATGTTTGCAGGCCTTGGTTTATTGGGTTTATTCTTTGCTGTTTTATTGAAAGTAGAAGATAAAAGAAAAGGTTTTGGAGTTGATTTGGCATTGAATAAAAAATAA
- a CDS encoding radical SAM protein, translated as MKYTGPIYRPPYEANTLLLQVTVGCAHNKCTFCTMYRDVQFSMEKLDQIERDLQEAKQQHPNVRRVFLVNGDAFVLSARRLKPIAELIHKYLPKVETITMYASVSNIKGKTNVELQELRDLRINDLWVGAETGHAETLKYLNKGASLEDSQEQLKRLNKAGIDFFFGFMFGAAGSGKGMENAIATAKLINETKPIGIVPTTLGANGGSPLAHDIEKGVYQLATELEVLEEQKKLIDLIEIETEYLGIHGINTVPFDSLLPRDKEKSIQRVDAMIERLDHNYLNSIPERHSI; from the coding sequence ATGAAATATACAGGACCAATATACCGCCCACCTTACGAAGCCAACACCCTTTTGCTTCAGGTTACTGTAGGATGTGCACATAATAAATGTACTTTTTGTACCATGTACCGCGATGTTCAATTTTCCATGGAAAAACTGGACCAAATAGAAAGAGATTTACAAGAAGCAAAACAGCAGCACCCAAATGTAAGGAGAGTATTTTTAGTAAATGGTGATGCTTTTGTTTTGTCTGCTAGAAGACTCAAACCCATTGCTGAATTAATCCATAAATACTTGCCCAAAGTAGAAACCATTACCATGTACGCCTCTGTCAGCAATATCAAAGGAAAAACAAACGTAGAATTACAAGAATTAAGAGATTTGAGAATTAATGACCTTTGGGTAGGTGCAGAAACAGGACATGCTGAGACCTTAAAATATCTCAATAAAGGAGCTTCTCTAGAGGATTCACAAGAGCAATTAAAAAGACTAAATAAAGCAGGAATCGATTTTTTCTTTGGATTTATGTTTGGAGCTGCTGGCAGTGGAAAAGGTATGGAAAATGCCATAGCTACAGCAAAACTCATTAACGAAACCAAGCCCATAGGAATAGTTCCTACTACCTTAGGAGCTAATGGTGGTAGTCCACTTGCTCATGATATAGAGAAAGGAGTTTATCAGCTTGCAACAGAACTCGAAGTACTAGAAGAACAGAAAAAACTCATTGATTTAATTGAAATAGAAACTGAATATCTAGGTATTCATGGCATTAATACAGTGCCTTTTGATTCTTTGCTACCCAGAGATAAAGAAAAATCAATACAAAGAGTAGATGCAATGATTGAAAGACTCGACCATAATTATTTAAATAGTATTCCGGAGCGACATTCCATATAA
- a CDS encoding lysylphosphatidylglycerol synthase transmembrane domain-containing protein, with translation MFLVLGIVLLYLAFRNINIEDIWSELKKADYSWLIYSMFLALASHFFRALRWNQLINSVGYQTKASTTFYAVMTGYLANLALPRMGEVSRCVVLSKKDNIPFNTLFGTVITERVFDMIVLLLIIAGIVLFQINLIGGFINKVIISPMMGSYAGDLNAILILSGIIIIIIGVGVLIFRKLRPYFKTTMLYSKIEAFLNGIWSGMKSIAKLENKMIFLFNTFMIWLLYLGMIILPFYSFEETSLLNIIDGFTVLAIGSLGIVAPTPGGIGSYHFIVTELFTQLYDIPSYAAAAYATANHAAQTLIILLAGGVSYVLLLLNKRKPLNDLPKQNKK, from the coding sequence ATGTTTCTAGTATTGGGTATTGTCCTTTTATATCTTGCATTTCGCAATATAAATATAGAGGATATTTGGTCAGAGTTAAAAAAAGCCGATTATTCTTGGTTGATTTATTCCATGTTTTTAGCCTTGGCGAGTCATTTTTTTAGAGCCTTAAGATGGAATCAATTGATTAATTCTGTAGGCTATCAAACTAAAGCTAGTACAACTTTTTATGCAGTAATGACTGGTTATTTAGCCAACCTTGCTTTACCTAGAATGGGAGAAGTCTCGCGTTGTGTAGTTTTGAGTAAGAAAGACAATATTCCCTTCAACACCTTATTTGGTACGGTAATCACAGAAAGAGTATTCGATATGATTGTTTTGCTTCTTATCATTGCGGGAATCGTATTGTTTCAAATTAATTTAATTGGTGGTTTTATTAATAAAGTCATCATTAGCCCTATGATGGGAAGCTACGCTGGAGATTTGAATGCTATTCTTATTCTAAGTGGGATTATTATTATTATCATAGGAGTTGGGGTATTGATATTTAGAAAGTTACGACCATATTTTAAAACGACTATGCTGTATAGTAAGATAGAAGCTTTCTTAAACGGAATATGGTCAGGGATGAAAAGTATTGCCAAATTAGAAAATAAAATGATATTTCTATTCAATACTTTTATGATTTGGTTGCTTTACTTAGGAATGATCATATTACCTTTTTATTCTTTCGAAGAAACCTCACTATTAAATATTATTGATGGGTTCACTGTACTAGCTATCGGAAGCCTAGGAATAGTGGCTCCAACTCCTGGAGGAATTGGTTCTTACCATTTCATTGTTACTGAATTATTCACTCAATTATACGATATTCCTTCCTATGCTGCTGCTGCCTATGCTACGGCAAATCATGCAGCACAAACCCTCATTATTTTATTGGCTGGTGGAGTGAGCTATGTTTTATTACTTTTGAATAAAAGAAAACCACTTAATGATTTACCTAAGCAAAATAAGAAATAA
- a CDS encoding cold-shock protein yields MSNGTVKFFNNSKGFGFITPESGEKDVFVHVNGLIDEINEGDKVSYDVEEGPKGMNAVKVRVV; encoded by the coding sequence ATGAGTAACGGAACAGTAAAGTTTTTCAATAATTCTAAAGGATTTGGGTTTATTACTCCTGAATCAGGTGAAAAAGATGTATTTGTACATGTTAATGGCCTAATTGATGAAATAAATGAAGGTGACAAAGTAAGCTACGATGTAGAAGAAGGTCCAAAAGGAATGAACGCAGTTAAAGTTAGAGTAGTTTAA
- a CDS encoding aminodeoxychorismate synthase component I: MKLYSKEKAILQMNEWGRKRKPFLFVLSFDHRENILIAKEDLTSSGIHFQTPLKSFLFPKEIELPESIVFEKKCIAFSEFSESFNIAKSHLDFGNTYLINLTKPSKINTNLSFQQIFQHAQAPYKLWIKDKLVVFSPEIFVKIEDGEISSYPMKGTIDAAIPNAQQSILEDEKETAEHHTIVDLIRNDLSMVSKNVRVEKFRFLTEVKTSHKNLLQVSSEIRGDIDIDFFDQLGHHFFKLLPAGSICGAPKKKTLEVISEAENYDRGFYTGVFGYFDGKSLDSAVMIRYLEQQDEQVVFKSGGGITTFSQCKKEYEELKDKVYLPIINQYQ, translated from the coding sequence ATGAAGCTTTATAGTAAAGAAAAAGCAATATTGCAGATGAATGAATGGGGTAGAAAAAGGAAACCATTTCTTTTTGTATTGTCCTTCGATCATAGAGAAAACATATTGATTGCTAAGGAAGACTTAACTTCTTCTGGTATTCATTTTCAAACTCCCTTGAAATCATTTTTATTTCCAAAAGAAATCGAATTGCCTGAATCCATAGTCTTTGAAAAAAAATGTATTGCCTTTTCTGAGTTTAGTGAATCCTTTAATATTGCAAAATCCCATTTAGACTTTGGCAATACTTATCTGATCAATTTAACTAAGCCTTCAAAGATAAATACCAACTTATCTTTTCAACAGATATTTCAGCATGCTCAGGCCCCATATAAGCTTTGGATTAAAGATAAACTCGTGGTTTTTTCTCCTGAGATTTTTGTAAAGATAGAGGATGGCGAAATTTCATCATACCCCATGAAAGGAACCATAGATGCTGCTATTCCTAATGCTCAGCAGAGCATTTTAGAGGATGAAAAAGAAACAGCGGAACATCACACCATTGTTGATTTGATTAGGAATGATTTGAGTATGGTGAGTAAAAATGTGAGAGTAGAAAAATTCAGATTCCTTACAGAGGTGAAGACTTCCCATAAAAACCTATTACAAGTGAGCAGTGAGATTAGAGGTGATATTGATATTGACTTTTTTGATCAACTAGGCCATCACTTTTTTAAGCTTCTACCTGCCGGAAGTATTTGTGGAGCACCTAAAAAGAAAACATTAGAAGTGATTAGTGAGGCTGAGAACTATGATAGAGGTTTCTATACTGGTGTATTTGGTTATTTCGATGGGAAAAGCTTAGACAGCGCAGTTATGATTCGATACTTGGAACAACAGGATGAACAAGTTGTCTTTAAAAGCGGAGGAGGAATAACAACTTTTAGTCAGTGCAAAAAGGAATATGAGGAGCTAAAAGATAAGGTTTACTTGCCTATTATTAATCAATACCAATAA